The following proteins are encoded in a genomic region of Oceanisphaera profunda:
- the hemL gene encoding glutamate-1-semialdehyde 2,1-aminomutase — translation MSKSDDLFAKARLVIPGGVNSPVRAFNGVGGTPRFIERADGAYIFDADGQSYVDYIGSWGPMILGHNAAVVREAVIEAAERGLSFGAPTASEVTMAEKVKELVPSMELTRMVNSGTEATMSAIRLARGFTHRDKILKFEGCYHGHADCLLVKAGSGALTLGQPNSPGVPADFAKHTLTATFNDLDSVKAAFAAAPDDIACIIVEPIAGNMNCIPPADGFLQGLRDICDQYGALLIFDEVMCGFRVALGGAQQRYGVTPDLTTLGKIIGGGMPVGAFGGRREVMDHLAPTGPVYQAGTLSGNPIAMAAGLATLNALSAPGLHEKLEASTKALVDGLQAAADKHGIPFTTTQVGAMFGFFFTTEKNITCYEQVMQCDTEAFKRFFHLMLDQGVYLAPSAFEAGFMSLAHGEKEIAHTLAAADSAFAAMKA, via the coding sequence ATGTCCAAGTCTGACGATTTATTTGCCAAGGCCCGTCTCGTTATTCCGGGCGGCGTTAACTCTCCGGTTCGTGCCTTTAACGGCGTAGGCGGCACACCGCGCTTTATTGAACGCGCCGATGGTGCCTATATTTTTGATGCGGACGGCCAGTCCTATGTAGATTACATCGGCTCTTGGGGCCCGATGATTTTGGGCCATAACGCCGCAGTAGTACGCGAGGCAGTGATTGAAGCCGCAGAGCGTGGCTTAAGCTTTGGTGCCCCCACCGCCAGTGAAGTGACCATGGCGGAAAAAGTAAAAGAGCTGGTACCCTCCATGGAGCTAACCCGCATGGTGAACTCCGGCACCGAAGCCACCATGAGCGCCATTCGTTTAGCTCGTGGCTTTACCCATCGCGATAAGATTTTAAAATTTGAAGGCTGTTATCACGGCCATGCGGACTGCCTGCTGGTGAAAGCCGGCTCCGGTGCCCTCACCTTAGGCCAGCCTAACTCACCGGGCGTACCGGCGGATTTTGCTAAACACACCTTAACCGCGACTTTTAACGATTTAGACTCAGTAAAAGCAGCTTTTGCCGCGGCACCCGATGACATCGCCTGTATTATCGTGGAGCCGATTGCTGGCAACATGAACTGCATTCCTCCTGCGGACGGCTTCTTGCAAGGCTTGCGCGATATTTGCGATCAATACGGCGCCTTGTTGATTTTTGATGAAGTAATGTGTGGTTTCCGCGTTGCCTTAGGCGGCGCGCAGCAGCGTTATGGCGTGACCCCGGACTTAACCACACTCGGTAAAATCATCGGTGGCGGCATGCCAGTGGGCGCCTTTGGTGGCCGTCGTGAAGTGATGGATCATTTAGCCCCGACCGGCCCCGTGTACCAAGCCGGTACATTGTCCGGTAACCCCATCGCCATGGCAGCCGGTTTAGCTACCCTTAACGCCCTGAGCGCACCTGGCTTGCACGAAAAGCTAGAAGCCAGCACTAAGGCCTTGGTTGATGGCCTGCAAGCGGCGGCCGATAAACACGGCATTCCTTTTACCACTACCCAAGTGGGCGCCATGTTTGGCTTTTTCTTCACCACTGAAAAAAATATCACCTGCTATGAGCAAGTGATGCAATGTGATACCGAGGCGTTCAAACGCTTCTTCCACTTAATGTTGGATCAAGGCGTGTATTTGGCCCCGTCTGCTTTTGAAGCGGGCTTTATGTCTTTAGCGCACGGCGAGAAAGAAATTGCCCATACCTTGGCTGCGGCAGATAGCGCTTTTGCGGCCATGAAGGCTTAA